The DNA segment CCGTTTCAAGTAAAAAGACGTGCATTTTCCGGTAAAGGAATGATGCATGCCAAAGCAGAAGCAGCTGGAGTGATCGTTACAGTTTCTCAAAATGCTTATGGTGTTAAAGAAAATGTGGCTTCAGGTTCTGAAGAAGTTAAAGATTTAGCCGTTGCTAATGAAGATACGAAAGTTATTTCTCATGAACAAAGTTCAGGACGATTAGACCTTAAAGAAGCGGAAATTGTAGTTTCTGCAGGTCGTGGAATGAAAGGTCCTGAAAACTGGGGAATGATCGAAGATTTGGCAAACACCTTAGGTGCAGCGACAGCTTGTTCAAAACCAGTTTCAGATATTGGTTGGAGACCTCATTCCGAACACGTTGGACAAACTGGAAAAGCAATTTCACCAAATCTGTATGTTGCAGTTGGGATCTCAGGTGCAATTCAGCATTTAGCTGGAGTTAATTCTTCAAAAACAATTGTTGTGATTAATAACGATCCAGAAGCTCCTTTCTTTAAATCGGCAGATTATGGAGTAGTTGGTGATGCACTTAAAATTATTCCTGAATTGACAGAGAAAATAAAAGCTTTAAAAGGATAACCTCTTTTTATAATTTAGTATAAAGTCCGAAAGAAATTTCGGACTTTATTTGTTATATTTCTCGAGAAATATAAAGGTTAAAACCTAACTTATTAAAAATTCATTTATATTTGTGTTATGGATTATAAAAGATTAACCATTCGCGGAATTTCATACAGCCAAACCCAGTCGGGGGCTTATGCTTTGCTTTTGGAACATGAAGAAACCAATATTAAATTACCTATTGTTATTGGCAATTTTGAAGCCCAATCCATTTCATTAGGATTAGAAAAAGATATTCATCCACCACGACCGCTGACACACGATTTATTTTCAAAATTTGTTACAGCGGCGCATTTTGAAATCTCATCTGTAATTATTTATCAAATCATTGATGGAGTATTTTTCTCCAACATTAATTTTAAAAATAAAGATAGTGGTGAAGAAATGATATTAGATGCTAGAACTTCAGACGCCGTTGCTATGGCAGTGCGTTTTGAAGCAGCTATTTATACCACGCAGCAGGTTTTAAGTGAGGCGGGGATTTTATTGGAGCTTGATGATCTTTCTAAACAGGAGGAAACGATAGACCAAATGGCGGGTGAAGGTGATTTGGTGGCGCTTAATTTAGAAGAGCTGCAAAAATTATTGGACGATGCAGTGAAAGACGAAGATTTCGATTCGGCGTTGGAGATTCAGGAAGAACTGAAACGCAGAAAGAAAAAAATTGATTAAATTTTTATTTAAAATTATGAATTTAAAATTACGACTTACCATATTGTCTTTTCTTCAGTTTTTCGTTTGGGGAGCTTGGTTAACTACACTGGGAACGTATGGATTTTCCTATAAACAGTGGAGTGGTGCTGAATTCGGGGCTGTATTTTCAACTTTAGGCATTGCATCTATTTTTATGCCTGCTTTAATGGGGATAATCGCTGATAAATGGATAAATGCTGAAAAACTTTATGGAATTTTACATATTCTGTATGGAATAACTCTTTTTTTATTAGCAAAAACTGATGATCCTATTACATTTTTTTGGATCTTATTGGTAGGGATGTGTTTTTTTATGCCAACACTGTCATTATCTAATTCGATTTCTTACAAATTATTAAAAGATAGTCATTATGATGTTGTCAAAGTTTTTCCACCAATAAGAGTTTGGGGTACAATAGGGTTTATTGTTGCGATGTGGACCACAAATTTTTTAAGTGATGCTAAATCGTTCTCTAATTTAGGTATAGACATAGGAACGCAAATCGCCGATTTTCTTGGAAATTCAATCAATGCAAATCAATTTTATTTCGCTGGAATTTTCGCTGTTTTTCTTGGGATATTTGCTTTTTTTCTTCCAAAATGTCCGCCACCAAGGTTAATTAAAGAAGGTGCTTCATTTGCCGAAAAGTTAGGCTTAGATGCTTTTAAACTTTTTGCCGATAGAAAAATGGCTTTATTTTTCTTTTTCTCTATGTTTTTAGGAGCAGCATTACAGTTGACTAATATGTATGGCGATACTTACCTAAAAGATTTTGGAAATATTGCTGCATTTAAAGATTCGGCAGTTGTGCATTACTCGACAATGATTATTTCAATTTCGCAAATTTCAGAGACTTTATTCATTTTAGCAATCCCGTTTTTCCTTTATAAATTTGGAATAAAGAAAGTTATGCTAATTAGTATGATTGCGTGGGTTTTACGTTTTGGATTTTTCTCGTTTGGCTCACCAGAAGGTTTTGGTTTAATTCTTATAATATTATCTAATATTATCTACGGAATGGCATTTGATTTTTTCAATATTTCAGGGTCTTTATTTATTGAAACTACCACAGACAGTAAAATCCGTTCATCAGCTCAAGGTTTATTTATGATGATGACGAACGGATTTGGAGCAATTTTAGGAAGTTATGTTAGTGGATGGTTAATTTCATCTTTCTTTACAGAACAATCTGGGAATAAGATGTGGCATGAAATCTGGTTTGTTTTTGCAGTATATGCTTTGATTATTGCACTTTTATTTGCCGTCATGTTTAAACACAAACACCATCCCGAAGATGTTACCGAAGGCGCAGTCCTTAACCACTAAAAAATAAATTATAACAGGTCAAAAACACGCTTTTTCGAAAGTGTGTTTTTTTTTGTAATTTGGCGTACTTTAAAATAATAAAATAAATATAATGAAAGAAGTATTCATCGTATCTGCAGTAAGAACTCCAATGGGAAGTTTTTTAGGAAGTTTATCATCGGTTCCAGCAACCAAATTAGGATCAACTGCCATCAAAGGTGCTTTAGATAAAATAAGTCTTGATCCGAAATATGTTCAGGAAGTTTATATGGGAAATGTTTTACAGGCAGGTGAAGGACAGGCGCCGGCAAGACAGGCTGCAATGGGTGCAGGATTATCTGATCAAACTCCAGCAACTACCATTAACAAAGTTTGTGCTTCAGGAATGAAAGCCGTGATGATGGCTGCGCAGTCAATCAAAGCTGGTGATCAAGAGGTGATCATAGCAGGTGGAATGGAGAATATGTCTTCTGTACCACATTATTATAATGCCAGAACTGCTACAAAATTAGGTGATGTTAAAATGCAGGATGGAATGGTCCTCGATGGATTAACAGACGTTTATGGAAAAGTTCACATGGGGGTATGTGCAGAAAAATGTGCAGCTGAATATAATATTACAAGAGAAGACCAGGATAATTTCGCCGTAGAATCTTATAAGCGCTCTGCAAAAGCATGGAGTGAAGGGAAATTTAAAGATGAAGTTGTTTCTGTCGAAATCCCACAGAGAAAGGGAGATCCAATTGTGTTTTCAGAAGATGAAGAATATAAATCAGTCAATTTTGACAGAATCGGAACTTTACCAACTGTTTTTCAAAGAGAAAACGGAACGGTAACGGCTGCTAATGCTTCAACTTTAAATGATGGGGCTTCTGCTTTGATATTAATGTCTAAGGAAAAAATGGACGAATTGGGCTTGAAACCTTTGGCCAAAATCGTAAGTTACGCCGATGCCTCTCATGAGCCAGAATGGTTCACAACTGCTCCTTCCAAAGCCTTACCAATTGCTTTGAAGAAAGCCAACTTAGAAATTTCAGATATCGATTATTTCGAGTTTAACGAAGCTTTTTCTGTTGTTGGTTTGGTTAACAATAAGATTTTAGGTCTTGATGCCTCCAAAGTGAACGTGAATGGTGGTGCCGTATCTCTCGGTCACCCACTGGGAAGTTCAGGCTCTAGAATAATTGTTTCTTTGATTAATATTCTGAAGCAAAATAATGGTAAGTATGGTGCTGCAGCTATTTGCAATGGTGGTGGTGGTGCTTCCGCAATTGTTATTGAAAACTTGTAAAATATAAGATTCTGCTAATCAGACCATTAAGAATTACTGTTGATTTTATCAACAGATTCTTAATGGTTTTGTTATTTTTGTTCCATTAATTATTTACAAATGTCGGAAAACGAACCATTACAAACTCAAAATATCAAGAATAATCCTAAAATTATGAAAGCCTGGGCTTTGTATGATTGGGCAAATTCTGTTTATTCATTGGTAATTACTTCTACCATTTTTCCGATTTATTTTTCGATATTGACTACGGCTTCTGAAAAAACAGAGTTTGTAGAGGCAACCGGGAAATGGATTAAAGTTCCTGTTCGACATATGATCACTATTTTTGGTAAAGAGTATCAACCTGATGCTATTTATGGATATTCATTGACCATTTCTTTTTTAATTGTCGTTATTTTATCACCTTTCCTTTCTTCACTCGCGGATACCATTGGAAATAAAAAATCATTTCTACAATTTTTCTGTTATTTAGGAGCAACGTCCTGTATGGGATTAGCCATGTTTACAGGCATGCAAAATGTATTTCTTGGATTATTGTTCAGCATTACCGCAAGTGTAGGTTTTTGGGGGAGTTTAGTATTCTATAATTCATTTTTACCCGATATTGCAACTCCTGATAAGCAGGATGCCCTCTCCGCGAAAGGATATGTATATGGATATCTAGGTTCGGTTGTTTTGGTCATTATCTGCTTGGTTCTTATTCAGGTTTTTGCGAAAGATGCAGAACAAGCCAAAATGTATACCCGAATTTCTTTCTTACTGACGGGTGCTTGGTGGTTTGGTTTTTCACAATATACCTTTAAACATTTACCGCAATTTGGTAATATTAAAGAACAGTTACCGAAAGATCTGGTGTTGCTTAATTATAAAAATATATTTAAGAAACATGAAGAACAAGGAGGTTTTTGGGAAGTTCTAAAAGACAATGTGCAGTTTTATATTGATATTGCCAAACAAAGTTTTCGTGAGTTATTTAAAGTAGGCCGCGTATTATTTAAAGATCGAAATCTCAAATTCTTTCTTTCAAGCTTCTTCTTTTATAGTGTTGGGATGCAGACGATTTTTTTGATGGCAACGTTATTTGGGAAAAGTGAAATAAACCTTGAACAGGATAAATTAATTATGACTTTGTTGGTCATTCAGATTGAAGCAATCATAGGCGCAGTTTTATTTTCAAAATTATCACGTAAAATTGGGAATAAAAATGTAATTTCGATAGCGATCATATTATGGATTGTCGCTTGTCTTTCTGCCTATTTTCTTAACAAAGAAAATCCGAATGTAGAATATCAGTTCTATATAATTGCTGCTATAATAGGCTTGGTAATGGGTGGTCTGCAAGCAATGTCACGCTCTACCTATTCCAAACTTCTTCCAGAAAACAGCATGGATAATACGACGTTTTTTAGCTTTTATGATGTTCTTGAAAAGATTGCGATCATCATAGGAACGTTTATTTTCGCAACAATTATAGAACAGTATCATAATATGAGATATTCAGCTTTATCCATGTCAGTATTTTTCTTTATTGGCCTCCTATTAATCCGTTTCTTAAAAGTGAAACTTGTTAAAGGAAAATAGTTTTTTATGTTGATGAATAATTGGGCACCTGGCTTAAAATTTGTTAAGCTTGAGGTGTTTATTGTAAAAAAGTGTTAAATTTGCAACGATAATCCTACGGATTAAATTAAACTATGGCAAACCCTTTATTTTACGCAAAAATCCTGTTGTTCGGTGAATACGGTATTATTGAAGATTCCCAGGGTCTAACGGTGCCATATAGTTTCTATAAAGGAACTTTGAAATTTTCTGATTTAGAAAGTGACTTTGAAAAAAAGTCAAATGATTCTTTACTAAAATATTCCGCCTATTTAAAAGATTTGAAACTACCAGAATCATTTGAACTTAATGTCTCCCGGTTTATAAAAGATATTAAGAAAGGATTATTCTTTGATTCCAATATCCCTCAAGGATATGGAGTAGGAAGTTCAGGTGCTTTAGTAGCGGCTATTTTTGAAAAGTACGCAATCAAAGGTTACCAACCTGAACATATCTCTAAAGAAGAACTAAAAAATCTTCGTACCATTTTTGGTCAGATGGAAAGTTATTTCCACGGCAAAAGTTCTGGAATAGATCCATTGATCTGTTACATGAATCTACCAATTCTGATCGAAAATAGAGAAAGTGTAGATAAGGTTTCAATTCCCGAGAGTCACGAGGGAAAAGGAGCCATCTTCTTGATTGATTCCGGAATGACTGGTGAAACAGGACCAATGGTTCAGATTTTCTTTGAAAAAATGAAAACAGAAGGTTTCCGGAAAACCATGAAGGAAGAATTTATTCGTTACAATAACGCGTGTATTGATACTTTCTTGAAAAAAGAAATGAATCCTTTTTTTAAAAATTTAAAAAGTTTATCGGTCTGGGCATACGAGCACTTCAAACCAATGATTCCAGAGAGTATCTATAATGCTTGGAAAAAAGGTTTAGATTCTAATGCATACTATCTAAAACTTTGTGGCAGCGGCGGTGGTGGTTATATTTTAGGTTTTACAAAAGACTATAAAAAAGCAGAGAAAATGCTGGAAGGTTTTCACAAGGAAGTGATTTACCGATTCTAAAAACTGTGGAAGTCTAAAATTATCAATTTAAATTTTTTTATTTAGGATTTTGTGACTTTACGATTTATGAAAAATCCATTTATTTATCGATTATCTCAATTTATTGCCTTTATAATGGGTGCCCGGGTTCTTGTCACTTTATTACTAACTTTTGCCTTATACGTTTCTACTTTTTTTCTATTTAATCAGGAGGAAAGTTTAAGAAATTTTGTGTTTGATTTTAAAGTTCATGGTATTATTTTCTGCTCTATTCTAAGTATTTTAGCAGGAGGTATTATCAATCAGTTTTATGATCGCGAAAAAGATGAGGTCACAAAACCATTTCGGACCCGAGTTCAAAATTTCTTAAAACAAAAATATTTTCTTTACGCGTACATTTTGCTTAATTCAATTTCGCTCGGAATTGCTGCTGCAATCTCAATACGGGTTTTCTTTTTCTTTTTGATCTACCAGTTTTTGATGTGGTTTTATAGTCATAAATTGAGCAAGTTATTGATTATTAATAATCTAACATTTGTGAGTTTATCATTGTATCCATTTTTTGGAATGCTGGTGTATTATAAAACCTTTTCCTTGCAGATATTTTTAATGTCGATATTCATCTTTTTAATGCTCTTAATTATTGATGTTTTAAAAGATACCCTGACAAAGAATGCAGATCGAGTTTTTGGTTATTTTACAATTGCCAACATATTTAGTTCAAAAACAACCAGTGCTATACTTGTAATTCTATTAATATTAGCGCAATGTTCGTCGGTATTAATTATTTGGAAAATGGGACTGAAAAGTATCATGAGTTTCTACTTTGCGGGAAGTATTTTTATTCAGATCATAGCTGTTTTTCTCATTTTGAATAAGACCAAATATTCGAAATTCATCAATTTAAATATGTTGAGAATTTGGATATTCATTGGAATTATCTCCATGTTGGCCAATGGAATTCATCAGTATTATTTTCTTTAAAGCAAATCGCAAATTCCATATTATCTGATATTTTTACTAAATTGAGATTTTTAATATCTTAAAATATTTGCTTTTACTTCTATCCTTTATGCATTTAAACCTGTAAAAAATAGCTTATCTTTGCAGATAAATTTTTCAGAACATGAGCAGAGATAGTAAAGGTAATAAGAAGCAAAGAATAAGCAAAATTTCTAATTCAGGAAGTTCGCCAAAAGCTCGTGCAACAAAAACTGTAAGACCTCGCACTGAAAAACCAGAAGAGAAAAAAGAGCCTAAGGCACCAAGAGAGCCAAGATTAATGTCTGCCGCAGAAGCAAAATCTTACGAAAAGACTTTTGACAAACCAGCTTCCAGAAAGATGGGAAAGAGAGTTGGGAAGTCTTTTGATAAAAGTGGTAAAGCTGTAACAGGTGCTTCAAAATCCGGAGTAAAAAAACCTTATAAAAAACCATTCGTCCCCGTAGATGAAGCGCAGAAAACCCGTTCTTTTGTTCAAAAAAGAAGGTTTGATAAGTTGGCAAAAGAGACTCCTAAAGAATCGATCCGTTTAAATAAATATATTGCTAATTCTGGAATTTGTTCTCGTAGAGAAGCAGATGATTTAATTACACAAGGTTTGGTAGAAGTAAACGGAAAACCTGTTACCGAAATGGGTTACCAGGTTCAGAAAACGGACAGAGTTGTCTTCGACGGACAGGGAATTACACCAGAGAAACCGGTTTATGTTTTATTGAACAAGCCGAAAGGATATATTTCTACAACTAAAGATGACAAAGCAAGAAAAACTGTTTTGGATCTGGTAGCCAATGCATCACCTTACAGATTGTTCCCAGTGGGGAGATTAGACCGTTCAACGACAGGGGTTATCTTATTGACGAATGATGGACATATGACCAAGAAGCTTACACACCCGTCTTTTACCATGAAGAAAATCTATCATGTTACATTGGATCGGAAATTAGATAGAGCGGATTTAAACATCATTGCGGAAGGTTTAAGATTAGAAGAAGGAATAGCAGAAGTAGACAGTATTTCATACATCGAAGGAAAACCTAAAAATGAAATTGGTATCGAAATCCATATCGGTTGGAATAGAGTAGTGCGTCGGATCTTCCAGAAATTAGGTTATGAAGTTGAATTATTGGATCGAGTAATGTTTGCGGGTTTAACCAAGAAAAACATTAAAAGGGGACACTGGAGAATATTGTCTGAGTTAGAAGTTAATAATCTAAAAATGTTATAATT comes from the Chryseobacterium sp. SNU WT5 genome and includes:
- a CDS encoding pseudouridine synthase, which encodes MSRDSKGNKKQRISKISNSGSSPKARATKTVRPRTEKPEEKKEPKAPREPRLMSAAEAKSYEKTFDKPASRKMGKRVGKSFDKSGKAVTGASKSGVKKPYKKPFVPVDEAQKTRSFVQKRRFDKLAKETPKESIRLNKYIANSGICSRREADDLITQGLVEVNGKPVTEMGYQVQKTDRVVFDGQGITPEKPVYVLLNKPKGYISTTKDDKARKTVLDLVANASPYRLFPVGRLDRSTTGVILLTNDGHMTKKLTHPSFTMKKIYHVTLDRKLDRADLNIIAEGLRLEEGIAEVDSISYIEGKPKNEIGIEIHIGWNRVVRRIFQKLGYEVELLDRVMFAGLTKKNIKRGHWRILSELEVNNLKML
- a CDS encoding MFS transporter, giving the protein MSENEPLQTQNIKNNPKIMKAWALYDWANSVYSLVITSTIFPIYFSILTTASEKTEFVEATGKWIKVPVRHMITIFGKEYQPDAIYGYSLTISFLIVVILSPFLSSLADTIGNKKSFLQFFCYLGATSCMGLAMFTGMQNVFLGLLFSITASVGFWGSLVFYNSFLPDIATPDKQDALSAKGYVYGYLGSVVLVIICLVLIQVFAKDAEQAKMYTRISFLLTGAWWFGFSQYTFKHLPQFGNIKEQLPKDLVLLNYKNIFKKHEEQGGFWEVLKDNVQFYIDIAKQSFRELFKVGRVLFKDRNLKFFLSSFFFYSVGMQTIFLMATLFGKSEINLEQDKLIMTLLVIQIEAIIGAVLFSKLSRKIGNKNVISIAIILWIVACLSAYFLNKENPNVEYQFYIIAAIIGLVMGGLQAMSRSTYSKLLPENSMDNTTFFSFYDVLEKIAIIIGTFIFATIIEQYHNMRYSALSMSVFFFIGLLLIRFLKVKLVKGK
- a CDS encoding electron transfer flavoprotein subunit alpha/FixB family protein, whose translation is MAIFVYAENINGIYKKAAFEAVSYAKAIAEKNGETVTAVSVNPTDSSDLLYKYGADKVINIKDDGLKNFSAKAYAQAMNEVSDGNIIVFPHTTDASSVAPMLAIMKNFSLITNVLEIPESFAPFQVKRRAFSGKGMMHAKAEAAGVIVTVSQNAYGVKENVASGSEEVKDLAVANEDTKVISHEQSSGRLDLKEAEIVVSAGRGMKGPENWGMIEDLANTLGAATACSKPVSDIGWRPHSEHVGQTGKAISPNLYVAVGISGAIQHLAGVNSSKTIVVINNDPEAPFFKSADYGVVGDALKIIPELTEKIKALKG
- a CDS encoding mevalonate kinase; its protein translation is MANPLFYAKILLFGEYGIIEDSQGLTVPYSFYKGTLKFSDLESDFEKKSNDSLLKYSAYLKDLKLPESFELNVSRFIKDIKKGLFFDSNIPQGYGVGSSGALVAAIFEKYAIKGYQPEHISKEELKNLRTIFGQMESYFHGKSSGIDPLICYMNLPILIENRESVDKVSIPESHEGKGAIFLIDSGMTGETGPMVQIFFEKMKTEGFRKTMKEEFIRYNNACIDTFLKKEMNPFFKNLKSLSVWAYEHFKPMIPESIYNAWKKGLDSNAYYLKLCGSGGGGYILGFTKDYKKAEKMLEGFHKEVIYRF
- a CDS encoding bifunctional nuclease family protein, which produces MDYKRLTIRGISYSQTQSGAYALLLEHEETNIKLPIVIGNFEAQSISLGLEKDIHPPRPLTHDLFSKFVTAAHFEISSVIIYQIIDGVFFSNINFKNKDSGEEMILDARTSDAVAMAVRFEAAIYTTQQVLSEAGILLELDDLSKQEETIDQMAGEGDLVALNLEELQKLLDDAVKDEDFDSALEIQEELKRRKKKID
- a CDS encoding acetyl-CoA C-acyltransferase; its protein translation is MKEVFIVSAVRTPMGSFLGSLSSVPATKLGSTAIKGALDKISLDPKYVQEVYMGNVLQAGEGQAPARQAAMGAGLSDQTPATTINKVCASGMKAVMMAAQSIKAGDQEVIIAGGMENMSSVPHYYNARTATKLGDVKMQDGMVLDGLTDVYGKVHMGVCAEKCAAEYNITREDQDNFAVESYKRSAKAWSEGKFKDEVVSVEIPQRKGDPIVFSEDEEYKSVNFDRIGTLPTVFQRENGTVTAANASTLNDGASALILMSKEKMDELGLKPLAKIVSYADASHEPEWFTTAPSKALPIALKKANLEISDIDYFEFNEAFSVVGLVNNKILGLDASKVNVNGGAVSLGHPLGSSGSRIIVSLINILKQNNGKYGAAAICNGGGGASAIVIENL
- a CDS encoding UbiA family prenyltransferase, producing the protein MKNPFIYRLSQFIAFIMGARVLVTLLLTFALYVSTFFLFNQEESLRNFVFDFKVHGIIFCSILSILAGGIINQFYDREKDEVTKPFRTRVQNFLKQKYFLYAYILLNSISLGIAAAISIRVFFFFLIYQFLMWFYSHKLSKLLIINNLTFVSLSLYPFFGMLVYYKTFSLQIFLMSIFIFLMLLIIDVLKDTLTKNADRVFGYFTIANIFSSKTTSAILVILLILAQCSSVLIIWKMGLKSIMSFYFAGSIFIQIIAVFLILNKTKYSKFINLNMLRIWIFIGIISMLANGIHQYYFL
- a CDS encoding nucleoside permease, whose amino-acid sequence is MNLKLRLTILSFLQFFVWGAWLTTLGTYGFSYKQWSGAEFGAVFSTLGIASIFMPALMGIIADKWINAEKLYGILHILYGITLFLLAKTDDPITFFWILLVGMCFFMPTLSLSNSISYKLLKDSHYDVVKVFPPIRVWGTIGFIVAMWTTNFLSDAKSFSNLGIDIGTQIADFLGNSINANQFYFAGIFAVFLGIFAFFLPKCPPPRLIKEGASFAEKLGLDAFKLFADRKMALFFFFSMFLGAALQLTNMYGDTYLKDFGNIAAFKDSAVVHYSTMIISISQISETLFILAIPFFLYKFGIKKVMLISMIAWVLRFGFFSFGSPEGFGLILIILSNIIYGMAFDFFNISGSLFIETTTDSKIRSSAQGLFMMMTNGFGAILGSYVSGWLISSFFTEQSGNKMWHEIWFVFAVYALIIALLFAVMFKHKHHPEDVTEGAVLNH